The DNA segment aaattgaatgattcttcagcttacatgtgtgtgtcatcgaatgtttggcatggtagacttggtcatgtaaattaaaaatcaatgcataaactggctagcgtaggctgcatacccaaattcactttagataaaagtcataagtgtaagatttgcgtagaatctaagcatgctaagaaatcattcagtaagaatgtccagagaaacactaaacccttagagttAATCcattcagacctagttgacattaagttagttcaaactagaggtggtaagaaatggtttgtcacttttatagatgattgtacgaggtactgtcatgtttatttgcttagagggaaggacgatgccttagaagcctttaagatatataaacgtgaagttgaaaaccaattgaatgctaccattaaaacttttaggtctgactgTGGTGGTGAATATGAAATTCCTATTGGAAATTTCTGCGGAGAACATGGTacaatacatgaaactacaaccccttattcacctcaatccaatggtgtagctgaacgtaaggatatgatgaatgtcatgttgattagttcaggattaccttcgaatttgtagggggaggctatcctctcagccaaatACATCCttaacagagtaccctttaaaggatcagataaaactctatatgagttatggaaaggtagacaactatcttatgcttacttcaaagtgtgggggtgcttggcaaaggtggccatccctcctcctaagataactaagataggacccaaaaccgttgattgtgtttttatagggtatcctgagcattctagtgctcataggtttatggttatgagttatgaaatttctgacatagggttgaatactatcatggagtctagggatgctgattTCTTTGAGAATgtatttcctatgaaacgtgattctcgaaagagatatttagatgatcccctagaatttccatctacaagtcagtcattacctttagaggaagatgaaccagaaatagaacctagaagaggtaaaagggttaaaactaagaaaacctatcccggttgcattacatacctagccgagtttgatcctcagacttataaagaagccatgacttgtcctgaagcgtGGTGGAAAAAAGCTTGAATTAGTGAAAATGATTCCACTCGAGAAAacagtacttttgaacttgtagatttacctccagggtctaaggccataggttgtaaatggattttcaagagaaaacgtaatataaatggaactattgaaaaataaaaggctaggttggtagcgaaaggctataaacagatagaaggtatagatttctttgatacatattcaccagtgagtagaattagctccattaggatgttaattgctataacttctgtccataacctagagatacatcagatggatgtaaagacaacgtttttgaatggtgaattagatgaagaaatctatatggaacaacccgaaggctttgtagttaaaggttgtgaaaagaaagtttgtaaactgaagaaatatttgtatggattgaaacaagcacctaaacagtggcatgagaaatttgatcatgtgatgatttctagtggttttataattaatgaatctgataagtgtgtttatactaaacttgtcaaggatgcttgtgtgattgtatgcttgtatgttgatgatatgcttatactaggtacaaacatggatgttattaataccactaagaaactgttgaatgagaactttgacatgaaagacttaggccccgctgatgtcatattagggatgaagattataaaaacttctaatggctatagtcagagtcagtctcattatgttgaatccatacttaagaaatataatcactTTGATTGTAAACCTTTTTGCACtctatatgattcttcttgcaaactcatgaagaataagggtgtaagtgttaaccaacttgaatactcgagagtcataggaagtcttatgtatttgatgaattgtacgagaccaaacattgcttatgctgtgagtaggttaagcaggtatacttgtaatccagggcggaaacattgggatgcacttattagagtgctaaagtacttgaagtacacaatgaccttttgtttaaaTTATGAAGGGTATCCGGccatccttgagggattttgcgatgaaaactggatagcagactcagaggagtctaaatctacgagtggatatgtattcactctagcaggtgcgtctgtatcttggaagatttccaaacagacatgcatagctcgctcaactatggagtcgaagtttattgcgttagataaaataggagaggaggccgaatggctaagaaacattttagaagatattcctctaagaaactttttagaagatattcctctctggcataggcctgtgccagctatatctatacattgtgacagcaaatctgcaataggtagagctaagaataacatctacaatggaaagtctatacatatgcgtagaagacatgattctttgaaattactaatctcaacaggcgttatttccatagattggaaaaggtccaaggagaatatcgtggACAATTTgccgaaaggtttgtccaaggagatagttagtaaagcatcgaaggggatagggcttaggctcaaataattaaacttgccatgaaggatactcaaccttgatgactggagatcccaagatcaaggtttcgaatgagacaactaatttttggtgggtaaaggtaaacactatcagagaatttcattctctgtcccttccatatggtgttgatgtgataatgtgactgcatgtggaggatgacttttaattaagtattaatgagttatatagtttcaatttaagattgaagtggggtgtagcagtaaacactcttgatggaaatcacctatctgaatgaggaagtggatcgtttcctatgagaatggagacGATTCTCtcgagcattctgagaaacaggatatgtccagggccaaaatggacaaaacggcacgaacttagcaacacttggaggatatcatgcatggatgttattaggattacaccaaacgctagcagttcaagacatcgcttTCACTGTCttgctagtagttccggtaacttctcactaagcaaggttcaagacctcatggacacctttgcctaaatggtattttccgtactctgactTTTCGctatttaccgagatttcatttatgtgggggattgttggagaaaatgagttatttaataaatggatttttgttcttggtgtggtttgatctcatgacctaagggtctaaggatactcactcatttttgagtgaatgaaatagaacctttagtcccacattgtggaaaactaaagatgtgctccactatataaccatgtgttcatggatatgttgtaaaacaatgtgggtgtagcgggtggggagaaaaatacatgtttcgacccattcccatgcgcgtataccatgcaccaagttcttcttctactcgtatttatttttggcgaatttttctttaggaaattaattccaaaaatattttcttaagagttttatttgtgggaaattccttttacgagttttacttgtttttgaagaaaaccaaaacctaactttatttgcaagtacctcatcctataaatatgactcgaaattttgttttcaaaacacacaagcagcgactatctctaggtctacttttcttcttcttgttgttttttgtgcggcgttttacttccatccctgttgctgagttcaagagtgggtaacttgtgttGTGttgactcaagttatatcgggaagtcttatcctggacacatcttcgcacgttggggtttagcattacttcagagtatagccgcgaactaatgtgttaaggacagcttgttgcaCCTGTTATTATGCCCTCTTCAATTTGTTCATGGcggagttttttgatatggttctttatatttattgtttggtaCATctaacgtttcttctattgttgtaaGATTCCAACATGATCATCTTGTACACACCGGCTTTCGTGGCAGGTGCCGTGTCTCTCTGGCTTTGCTTTGACACTCATGACTTGAGATTCTTGTTGGTGAGTTCTGCTCTCGCTTTTCATTTCTTCAAAAGGGATATCGAGGTTTTGTTTGCTCACAAGTACAGTGGAGGCATGGTGCTTGACTCCACAGTCCTCATCTCTCTAACTTACTTCTTCTGCTCAGCAAACATGATTTATAACCAACACTTACTGCAAGGGAGGTCTATTTGGAGCTGAAGTTCATCGGTGTCGCGTTGCTTTTGGTGGGCATAGTTGGAAGCTTTTACCACCATTTCATACtttcaaatctaagaaaagaaaagagtggTGCTGATAAAGGGTATAAAATCCCTAAAGGAGGTCTATTTGGAGCTGTAATTTGCCCACACTATTTTTTCGAAATTCTAACGTTTATTGGGATCTCGTTGATGGCTCAGTCATGGTACCCTATCTGTTTCGCTATCGGAGATGCATGTTATTTGATAGGAAGCAGTTATACAACTAGGAAATGGTATCTTTCTAAGTTCCCAAACTTTCTTAAGCATGTCAAGGCCCTCATCCCTTTTGTTTTTTAGATCCGTAAACTCCAAAAATTCAAACtgctattattatttttctctttctctttgaacATGTAAAAAATATGGTGTTTGTACTCAGATATCtagtatcatcacccaataactTTATCAATGCATTACAATAACATCGTCACTACCGTAATTGTTAGTCATCCTGTGTAACAATGTGGCTATGTGGTTTCATATGCATCTCTTATGTAATAGAATATTAAATGAATTTTCAAGTGCCATGAACATAATAATTATTAatgctttatttatttatttatgcaactagtTTGTGACAGATTAACAATATAGGTTCTTGCAGAGATGAAGTTATTTCATTCCCATTTGCACTGAAGCTGATGAATATGTTTATAATCACAAGTAAATACTTCAGCACCACTCAATGTTTTCAGGACAAACCTTTCCACCAACACGAAACAACCAAATCTCTCCCACCCTGCATGATTTCCTTGTTTGAACTCCTCTACATGCTTCCGTTCGTGTATCTCTACGATTTGATATACGTTTCTGTGATTCAAAGCTCTGGGTTTAATATCCTTAATATATTTAGAGCAGAAacaagtactccctccgtccccaaGATATAGGCGGAGTTTTCAATTTTTGTAGTCCCACTAGATAGGCGGAATAACAATTCCAAGATGAGTTTTTTTATATATGCCCTTATTTATTGTGCATTGATAATTGTATTAGAAACGAGACAAATGTTAAAACAGGAAAGTAGATACATATTTAAGAAATCAAGAtaatttcttaatctaagagattaaGCTAAATCCGGCTATATAATAGGGATGGAGGGAGTAGTTATAAACACCATCATACAACTTCCTCGGTTATAAATCCAGAATTAATAATATACACAAATATAACCCaaagtagaagaaccactagtatGTATCAATTTTATAAGGACCTACCAAAACATTAGTTACCTCACCAATTGAAACACAATTTGACATATGTTACCAAATCACTGGTAGAAGTATGACAGAGAAGGGTCGTCGCTCTATAACACtggattttcttttcattttcatgaATAAGAATCCTAATTTGAAATCAAACCAACTTGAAAACAACAATTTCATACATTATTCAAAGATAAAGAATCATTACTTACCAGAATTTTTTCAATTGAGATTTCCCAAATTCATAGATACCAGCACAAAATACCAGCACCTGCAAATCAAGACTATTACAACATCGGATTTTCAATTGAGATATAGATTTAAgagattaaacaaaaatcaatcaaaaaccctagaaaatcttTTGCTAAATTTTCCGTCGCCACCACAAAAACGATTTTTTTCTAGAAAAAACCAGACCACCGCAATTACCTCTTGTTAAATCCACTGCAACTTTCCCATTTGGTTTTACAGATCCGAGTTATTTCCACGAAAACAACTCATCACTCGTCCTCAAAAACTATCTTTGATAAAACTTAACAATGACCGAAATGTAATGGATTTGGTTAATTAAGATTGTAATAACTTGAATCATTAGGGCTTACTCTTGAATTTAAGAGATTTGTTAGCATATTAATCGAGAATGTGATGTTACTGGTGGTGAAGGTGGAGGAGGAGGCGATGGAGGAGATGGTGTTGATGTCAGATCTGAACATCGTAACCGGTTGGTGGCAGCAGATgcattgttggtggtggtggatatgaaggaggaggaagaggatgagGTGCTGGTATCGGATTTGGAAGTGGTAGTGGTTTGATGGTGGTGCGGCGgtaggagatggtggtggttttaGGGAAAAGAGGAAAACGAAATGAAATCACGAAAGGAGAAGAAAAATTTATGCGCAAATATATAGTAAAGGGCAGGTTTGGAAATACATAAAGTAATGAAAACTAAATTTAATAATTTTATATGAAAATGAAGTTTTTGTGTCACTTTTTAATCAAATtgcttttatttattaaaaataatatgccTGGATTTTTTGTACAACCAATTTAGTCACCTTGGTTTTTTAGAGCTTGTTATGTAACTGAATATTAATTGTTTCATCTACGTCAAATTAATGGAGTTACATGAACGTTAAACAAGGGTCATAGCAAGGCTTGACTTCACACTCTATTCACTCACAATCACGATGTCATAATCTTTTACATACAGATACAGTAGATAGAATCATAGACAGGGGAAAGGTATCTATAGCTAGCAtttctcactttttttttttttttgctaaactaGCATTTCTCACAAATTGACAAGATTTTAACGTTTTAACGGCGCacaaacatacataacaatattTAGGTTCTTGCAGAGATGAAGTTATTCATTCCCACTTGCACTGAAGCTGATGAATATGCTTATAATCACAAGTAAAAACTTCAGCTCCACTTAATGTTTTCAGGACAAACCTTTCCACCAACACAAAGCAACCAAATCTCTCCCACCCTGCATGATTTCCTTGTTTGAACTCCTCTACATACTCCACTCTCGCATCTCTTCCTCCACCTCCTATGAACCCTCCCTTTTCCTGAATCCACTTCATTTTCTCAACGATTGCAGTATTCAACCCGAGAACATTGTTTGACTCGTTTCGTATCCATTGAATCCCATCAGTCCCGTCATGGTCCATGTTACGCGTTGTAGCTTCCATCCCGAATAGTTTAACTGTTTCTTTTTTCACACTTGTACTCACAGCCACGACGTTATTCGGCGAGTAATAATCATTTTCGCACTTATAAATCGCTTCCCAAAACTGTTCAAGAGTCATTTCGTAAAACAACGAAGTTTCCATTTGGTGTCTCAGATCTCCATCCCTGATGAACACAGCAGGGCAATACCATTTCCCTATAGTCACAGGCGGCGAAGAAATCTGACTGCCACGTAACGGAATATTAAGGTCTGGTAAAACGCTGCGCAGAGAGAAATTAAGACCAGGAGCTACGGTTAATTGGCAAAGCTTTGAATTTGATTTGTACACGTTCCACCCTTGTGAATCTCTAAGGAAACCTGGAAGAATGCCGTCCGGCGTAACTGACTTGGCGACAAAAGCACCATGCTTCGGTTCGTGTATCTCTACAATTTGATATATGTTTCTGTGATTCAAAGCTTCTGGTTTAGTATCCTTGATATATTTAGAGCAGAAACAAGTGCCCATATCCTCCTCTCTTGAACATGTAATTGCATGCCCTACAAAATTAGTAATTAATTCAATCAGaacttaataataaacatttcGCGCCAAACACATAAAGATGGATTGCTCTTCATTTAAAAACAAGAATTAGCTTACCCTTTGTGTTTGCCATATGCTCTTATAACGTAGCATCTGTTTGCAGACAAGGGTTGATCAGGAACAGGAATGAACCAAACTCTTTCCCATTCGATATTCCGGTAATATCCTACCCCTTTTCTATTTACAACGTTTACGAATTTGTTGTGAGGAAACAAGAATCCTTTAATATTTTTGACCACTGATTCTTCTTCGCCGTCTGTGATGAAAAGATAACCTGATGAACCATGAGCCTCAGCTGGTGGCAGCCATGATAGCTCATCAGAATCCTCCCGGAACAATGACAGTGGCCTTGTTGCATACATTTTTCTGTATCTATTCTTGACACCCTTAATTTTGATCTATTTATATTTGTAATGAATTGTTAGAgcgttgagattattagtcccacatggtaTGGGTTTCTAAAATCCTGCGCCTTATAATTtctttgggcctctccactcattgccaattggttttaattggatgcccgcagactttaacatggtatcagaactAAGTCCCAGACCCAGATCTGCGTACGCAGGGTGTAGGTCGAGTTACTGGCCGAAGTGTTTAACTTATTTTGTCACTTGTACATCCGGGGTGTAGGCCAGATACTGGCCGAGGTGTTACCCTCTGATGTAATCACTCACCTGTGTACACCTGTTACCGATGGACTGGTTAACTCatacgtaggtccacgtgtgaggCACATTGACTGgtcttacacgtgagggggcgtgtgaaaggacaatagtcccgcATCGCTATTATCCGCTTAATTAacataaaatat comes from the Papaver somniferum cultivar HN1 unplaced genomic scaffold, ASM357369v1 unplaced-scaffold_81, whole genome shotgun sequence genome and includes:
- the LOC113345302 gene encoding uncharacterized protein LOC113345302 — translated: MANTKGHAITCSREEDMGTCFCSKYIKDTKPEALNHRNIYQIVEIHEPKHGAFVAKSVTPDGILPGFLRDSQGWNVYKSNSKLCQLTVAPGLNFSLRSVLPDLNIPLRGSQISSPPVTIGKWYCPAVFIRDGDLRHQMETSLFYEMTLEQFWEAIYKCENDYYSPNNVVAVSTSVKKETVKLFGMEATTRNMDHDGTDGIQWIRNESNNVLGLNTAIVEKMKWIQEKGGFIGGGGRDARVEYVEEFKQGNHAGWERFGCFVLVERFVLKTLSGAEVFTCDYKHIHQLQCKWE